The Gemmatimonadaceae bacterium nucleotide sequence CCGGGAGCGCGGTGGGGAGTTGAGCGATCTTTGTGACAGTAATGGCGGTGGGTGACGCCACCGCACCCGCCGGGAAGAGAATCTCGATGTTGCCGTTATCCGAGGTGACCGTCCGACCCGCCGTACCAATCAGAACGCCGGCTACAACCGCCAATCCCACGGTGCCGCTCTTCCCCTCACTCGTTGCGGTCAGCGTGGTGGTGCCCGGCGCGATCCCAGTAACCAAACCAGAACCATTCACGGTTGCGACGTTTATCTGGGACGACGTCCAGGTGATCGAGCGCCCCGTCAGCGCAGTGCCACCGGCATCTCTCGTAACCGCGGAAAGCTGCAAGGTCTCCTCGGCGACCATTGACGGCGATGGCGCCGACACCGAGACGGTCGCAACAGGCACCGTGACGGTGATCAACGCCGTCCCGCTCTTTCCTTCACTGGTCGCGGTGATGGTCGCCGTTCCGCCAGACACCGCGGTGACCAGCCCCGAGTTGCTCACCGTCGCCAGTGAGGGAGCGGACGATGTCCACGTTACCGTCTTCCCGGAGAGCGCTTGACCCGTCGCGTCCTTGAGCGTCGCAGTGAGCTGTCGTGTCTCGTTCGGTGTGAGGGACACGGCCGACGGCGACACCTCGATGGTGGATACAGCCGGAATCGCCGGGACGGTCGTCCCATCGCCTCCGCCGCCACCGCATGAGGAGAGGAAAATGAGGATAGCCAGTGATGCACTGCGTGGAGTCGCCGCGATGTGATACATGGAGTTCTCCTAAGGCGTTCGGCCGGCGCTCCCCGTTGTGATGGAGCGATACTAGGTATGAATGCGCAGGAATTGGCCTCCACGGCTCACAGGAGTCTCGCCCTGTTCGCCGAACGGGAAGAATCGGGCCCAACGATGAATGCCCGGCTTTCCGAATCGCGTTTCGATGCGCTGCGTCGCGATGCGCGCACGTTGATGGACGCGTGCAGGCTGGGCGCCGACTCGCCGTTCTTCAACCGGTCAGCCGGCATCAAAGAGATCAATCCCTTTTGCGAACCCCGGCCTCGGCGTGACCGACACTGCCGGATACAGGCCAACGGCGACGGTCGCGGCGGTATCCGCCGGGTACCACATCTCGTTATCGGCGATGAGGGCCGGGACACCGCGTGTCGCCAGGTACTGCGGATTCGCTTCGCTGTGGTATCCCGCGTCGGCGGACTCAAGCATGGCATGCTCTCGGGTTGCTTCAAACTCTCGCGCAACTCGCCAGCGCAACAGCAGTACGTGCTCAGTGGGGCGCGCATCCCTATCGCCGCGCCGGCGTCGGCTGACACGGACGGACTCACCATCGGCATTCGGCGCATCGATCTGGTGCCATATCTCGCCATGCCGGCCATCGTCGTGCGTCGCGGCGCGCATGAGATCGTCACCTCGCAGTTTCACCGCTGGGGCGAAGATCTCGGCGAGGGCATCAACCACACCGTGGCCGCGCACCTGACCAACGCGCCGCCCGTGAAGGCGGTGAACGTCGCCCCGTGGGCGGCGCGATCGCAGCACAACTTCCTGCTGCCGTTGCACGTGACCCGCTTTGAAGGAGTTGCGGAATCTGCCGCGACGACGGGCACGGTCCATGTGCGCACCACATGGGACATCATCCGTCCATTCGACGGCGCGGTGCTTGTGCGCGGCATCACCGACTATCAGGACGGCCGCTTCACGATGGGCGACTACGAATCACTCGTGAGCAACTCAACACCGCCCTCGTTCGCGTCGCCAGCGACATTCGCGCCTGCCTGGGCCGGTTCCGTTCCGACTCACTGCCGCCGCCGAGCTGCTGACACGCGCGTGTCACGGGTGTGGGTGATGCCGACTCCGTCGTTGCTCTGACACCGCCACTGCGTGAGCGCCGTACGAAATCGCAAGCCAGGAACAACGAAGCCCGCGGTCTCCGCATCGGCGCACAGGGTTCGTCAGCACGTCTGATATTCGGAGCCACGCTGGCTCAAGCCGGTCGGGAGGACGGGTCTTGCGCGACGAACTATGACCTATGTCCCCGGTTTCATTTGATCGCCCGCTGCAGAAGCCAGAGGGGCCCGAGTACTCCGGCCCTGGCAGGCGCGACGGGTACGGTCGCGGTGACTCGCGATGGTGCGAGGCGGGCGTCGTCGGTCCAAGCGCCCCGTGCGTACGCCACGCATTGACCTCCTGGCGCGCCGCGGCAATCGTCAACGCCGTCAAACCGCCTACGCCGGTCTTGCTGGTGGCCATCGCGCGTCGCATACTCTCCGTTAGGCCGCCCTGCCAACCTTCCTCGTCCCAGACCGTGACCGACATCAATCGTCTCTTCGCCGACTTCGACCGTGGCGCGATCTCACGCCGCACGCTGCTTCAGGCACTTGGTCTCGCAGCGGTCTCGCTGCCCTTCTCGCGCGCGATGGGGCAAGGTCAATGTGCCGGTCGTGCCGCTGACACAACCGCCAGTTGCATCAAGACCCCGCTCAAGGCGCCGTTTGCGCCAACCGGGTGGAAGACGGTGTTGCTCGATCACTTTTCGATGAAGGTGACCGACGCCGAAAAGGAAGCCGCGTTCTACGCCGCGTTCATGGGTTGGAAGGTGCGCAGCAATGACGAGAACGGCATTTACATGGATATCGGTGACCTTGGCGGCGTCATCATCAAGGGCGGTTACACGCCGCCCTCGCGCGGCGGTGGTCGCGGCAACGCTGGGGCTGGTGGCGGTGGCGGACGCGGTGGCGCCGATAGCGCTGGTGGCCGCGGCGGCGGTGCTGGACGCGGTGCCGGCGCGCCCGGTGGCGCTGGTGGCGCACCGGTGAACAACAATCCGAGCAACATGCCTGCCTGCACCACACCACGGTTTGAACTGATTCAGGGCGCTGGGGCACTGTGGGACGGATACTGCTGGGGCATCGCACCGTGGGACACCAAGAAGGTTGAAGCCGCGCTCAGGGAACGCGGACTCAATCCGGTTGCCGACCACAATCCCAAGGCAGACTTCTTCAGCTTCCATGTGAAGGATCCCGATGGACTGGACGTCCAGATCTCGAACGGCACGAAGAAGAATCGTCGCACGACAAAGCCCAATGGCACACTCAACGCGCCACTGCCCTTTGAACCGATGGGATTCAAGACGGTCTACCTCGACCACATCTCGTTCCAGTGCACGAGTTACAAGGAAACGGTCGCATTCTACGAAGCACTGCTGGGATGGAAGGGCTTGGGCGACGAGGGAAGCCAGAATGAAACCGAGATTGCGCCCGGCATCGGTGGACTCCTCATTCGCGGTGGTAACGCACTGAGTCCAACGTTCCAGATGCCGACAGAGCGCCGCGCCGTGATGAATCACGTCTCGTTCGGTATCACACCGTTTGATGCAGACCAACTGAACGCGGAGTTGTGCAAGCGCGGCCTGCGCGCGCGTGTCGACACCGGCGCGATCGCGTCATCGCCGGATAGGGAAAAGGATATTCACACCGCCGCATACCGGAGTTTTCACACTACCACACCGAACAACTACGACCTGCAGTTCAGCGCAAAGATCAAGGCGGGCAAGCAGGCGGGGCCGATGGGCGGCTGATGGCAAGCCCGCAGGGCGGCCTTTGGTTGCGCTCCGGCGTTATGGCTCACTACCTGTTCACTGTTCACCCCGACTCGCGATGCCCCGCATCAACTTCATCGAGCTACCCACCCGCGATCTGCCCGCGACGCGGGCCTTCTACGCAGCAGTGTTCGCCATGCAGATGACGCCATTCGGCCCCACGTACGCCTGCACGCTGACGGGGGACGTCGACCTTGGCCTCCAAGCAGATCCCACCGAAGCCACGCGGGCACCCTTGCCGGTGATCCAGGTCGATGATCTCGAAGCCACACTCGCCGCGGTGGTGGCCACCGGCGCGCGCATCATTGTACCGATCTTCAGCTTTCCAGGCGGCCGGCGATTTCACTTCGTGGACCCCAGTGGGAACGAACTGGCTGCGATGCAGGCGGACGGCGCATAGCCATCTGCCGGCCAGCGGGCGTTAAGCGGTCCGGCGGCGATTGACTCGTGTCACGTGACGCGGTGCACTTCGGCGTGATCAGGACATTCGCGGACCGCGCGACCGAGGAGCTTCCCGAACGGCGGCGGGAAGCCCTACACCCAGAACGCGTCCCAGTTCGCCTGGTCCTTGAAGTGCTCCGTGCCTTCGACAACCCGGCCGTTCCGGAGCGTGAAGGTGATGCAGCAGTCGGTCGAGAGCACCTTGCCGTTCCGCGTGCCGCTGTCGTGGTGCGGGGGCGCGAATCGTGTGCTTCTGCGCCAAGACCTCCCGAGGTCGATTCGGTTGGGTGCTGAATCCGTTTCTACGCCCGCTGTTCCCCAAGCTCACATTCGCCACCACGCCGGTGCCGAATGACGAACCATGGCTGCCGCTCTCTCGACATCTGACGGATTTCGCGGTTCAGGAGCTCTTCTTCGGATGGATGTTTCTCGCTTCGGGTACCTTGGCGTCCGCTCCGCATGCTCCGCCACCGGCGCTCCAAGCTAGCGCTATGCCTCGGTAAAGGGCCCGTAGCATTCGGGTGCGTTGAACCGCATCATGAAGCAGGCAGCGCACAAGATCCTGCGCCAGGAGTACCACCTGCACAACTACCTCATCATGGTGCCACCGAGCGGCACGCGCTCCATTGTCGGCGTCGCCACGTTACTGGGCATCTGCGCGCTTACCGCGTGGTGGCCTGCACCGCTGCGAGCTCAGGCGCCCGCCTACTTCAAGGCGCTCACCGTCCCGCCTTCCACCGTCGGCACCTGTCTCGAGCCGGCCTTGAATCCCGATATCACCACCCGGCGCCGGTCGGCACCTCGGCTGGTGATATCGAGTCGTATGCCGGACGCGCGGAGGGAAATGTCTCTCGTGCGTGACTCCACCGGGGCGGTGATCGGTTTCAACGAGAGGGTCAATGTGTCAACCGGACGGTTCGCCAGCGCCGGTGAGTCAATCATCGCGTCCCTGCGCGCGGACGGGCGCGTAGTAGGGGTCGTGATGCGCACGGAAATCCAGATGTCGGATACCGGATTGCGTTCGTTCGACTCGGCCTCGTTGCGACGGATGCGTGAGAGCGCCAAACAGACGTCGCACCAGTTGGAGCTGGACGCATCGGGTCAGGCTCAGGTACGCGTGCTGGTCGCGTGGTTGTCCACGCGATGCCCCGGATGAGGGAGGACACGCCGGCGGCACCAGATTCGGGAGATCAAGCATCCACCCGCGTCACCTTACCGTTCAAAGCAACAGGAGTACCATGTCATGGACGCAGACGGGCGCGCGGCACAACGCGCAGGAAGTGACGGAGAGGAACGGAACCTTGCTTCCATCACTCCGTTCTTCATCGTGAAAGACCTGCAGGCCTCGATTTCGCACTACATCGAACGCTTCGGATTCGCACTGGATTTCCAGGGACCTCCCGACGACATCTACTATGGCCAGGTAAGCCGAGATGGCATCAGCATCATGCTCAAGGCGATCGGTCCTGACGTGCGTCCTTGTCCCAACCACACACGCCACGAATGGGCGCGCTGGGAGGCGTACATCTACACCCTGGATCCCGACACACTGTTCCACGAGTTCAGGCAGCGCGGTGCGTCATTCGTGAAGGAGTTGTCGTTCATCGACAGCGGTCTCTGGGGCTTCGAAGTGACTGATGCCGACGGGTACGTCCTGGCCTTTTTTCACACCCGCAACGAGTAGGTTTCCGAGGCCCGCAGGCTCATCTTGTGTGCTTATCATGATGCACCTTGTCCTGAGGTTCGGGGATGCGTGTGGTGCCCCTCTCGGATGCGCATTGGCATTGACGATTCGGATTGATCTCAACGCCAGGGTTCCAACGTGTCTGCCCAGCAAACGGCAATCGTGGGCCAACCAGTCCGCATTGACACAATATGACCGGCGGCGGGGTCAATCCAAACCCAACCCGCGCGCTTGCGGCGTGACGCACGCGCCGGGATATTTGGCGTCGGTGTCACGGGACACCTCCGGTCCGCGGAAAGGGCAGCGCCCACCTGTGCAGTGTCAGTTCCCATGCGCCCTCTTCGGGCCGATGGTGCGGACGCCGGCCATCACGAAGGAGGCGTCCCATGGCATCACCGTTCCGACGCGCGCTCCCCGAGCGCGCCAACCTCGCGCAGCAGAAGACGCTGGCGAAAGAGATGCTGCGCGCGTTTGCCCGCGACCATCCTGAGGCAGTGGCGCGCGTTCGCGACGTGCTCCCAGACAAACCGCGTATCGTGCTCGCTGACGTGCAGTTTGTGTTGGCGCGCGAGTATGGCTTTCACGACTGGGGCGCCCTCAAGCGCGACATCGAGCAGCGCATGGCAGAGGCGCGGCCCCCGCACCAGCAGATGCACGACGCGATGCGTCATCATGACGCCGCCGCGGTGAGACGCCTGCTGTCGCAGCACGCGCCGTTCCGACCGCTCATCAACGCGCCGCTATTCTCCTTCAACGCGCCCGCCATCGTCGCGTGTGCATCCGACGTCGCGATGGTGGACGTGCTGCTTGAGTTCGGTGCCGACCCGAACCGACGCAGCGAGTGGTGGGCTGGTCCGTTCCACGCGCTGCATGTGGCAACCGGCGCGGCGGCTGAACGCCTGCTCGCCGCCGGCGCAATTCCTGACGCCTGCGCCGCCGCGCACCTGGACGACGTCGAGCTGCTGGCGTCGATGCTCGCATCCGACCCGCAACGCGTCGCCGAGCGTGGCGGTGATGGGCAGACACCGCTGCATTTCGCGCAATCGCAGCGTGCCGTCGATCTGCTGCTCGACGCAGGGGCCGATATTGATGCGCGCGACGTCGATCATCGGGCCACTGCGGCGGAATGGATGCTTGACCGGGCGCGCGGTGCGGGACGTTATGCGCTGGCGCGCTATCTCGTGCAACGCGGCGCGTCCGTTGACGTCTTCCTCGCCGCAGCGCTGGGGCTTACTGACGTCGCCAGCGCGATGGTGCGAGACAACCCCGCGCTGCTCGAGGAGCACACCGGTCGTGGTCGGTACGGAGACGTGCCACCGAGCAGTTCGCACATCTATCTCTGGACCATCGGGAGCAACCGCTCACCACTGGACGTCGCCGCGCAGTTCGGGCACGACAATACCCTCGACGCGATGCTGCCCTTTGCGACACCCGTGCACCGACTGCGTCTGGCATGTCGTCGCGCGGATGCCGACAGCGCGCGTGATCTGCTGCGCGAATACCCACAGCTGGTCTCGTCGCTCGGTGCTGATGATCAGCGCGCGATCACCGACGCCGCCTGGGACGGGAATGCGCCAGCCGTGGCGTTGATGCTGGAACTCGGTTTCGATCCTGCAACGCCCGGTCAGGATCAGGGAACCGCGTTGCACTGTGCATCGTGGCAGGGGTCCGCGTCAACCGTCGCGGCACTCCTCGCCACGGCCGCCGGACAGGCGCTCATCAACCGTCGCGAGGCGAATCATCAGAGCACGCCACTTGGCTGGTGCTGTCATGGATCGTTGAACGGTCCGCCAAACGGCGAATTCGCGCAGGTGGCAAGGCTGCTGCTTGCCGCCGGAGCGCCGCTTGAGACGTTTGATGCGTCGGACGACGTGGAGGCGGTCCTGGCGGCGATGGAGGTTGAGGAATTCTGAGGGCCCTACTCTGTCGGCAGCGTCGCGCGGTAGGCGTTGATGGCGTTGATCGTGGCCGTCCCGCGCACCTCGGCCACCTTGCGGCTGAGGTCCTGCGGCCAGGCGAGCGATTGGAACTTGATGCCGTTGATCTCGGCCTGGCCAGCTTTCACGCGCTTTGGGAAGCGGATCGATCAACGTATCATTGACACATGACGGTATTCATGGATCCTGAAATGAGACACAGGCCCTTCCGACACCTTTACATCGTTGGCGTGTGGCTGCTCGCAATTCCAGCGGTCTTGCTGTGCGGCTTTGCTGGGCTATTGCTGATGCCCATTGTGCCCTTCTTTATGGCCGCGCCGCTGCTTGGTGCGCTCGTGCTCACGTTTCCCCTCATCGAAGACCGTCCACACTATCGACCCCTTTTCGTCATCGGTCTGTTTCTCGGTCAGGTTGCCGCCGCCTA carries:
- a CDS encoding Ig domain-containing protein: MYHIAATPRSASLAILIFLSSCGGGGGDGTTVPAIPAVSTIEVSPSAVSLTPNETRQLTATLKDATGQALSGKTVTWTSSAPSLATVSNSGLVTAVSGGTATITATSEGKSGTALITVTVPVATVSVSAPSPSMVAEETLQLSAVTRDAGGTALTGRSITWTSSQINVATVNGSGLVTGIAPGTTTLTATSEGKSGTVGLAVVAGVLIGTAGRTVTSDNGNIEILFPAGAVASPTAITVTKIAQLPTALP
- a CDS encoding membrane integrity-associated transporter subunit PqiC is translated as MLSGCFKLSRNSPAQQQYVLSGARIPIAAPASADTDGLTIGIRRIDLVPYLAMPAIVVRRGAHEIVTSQFHRWGEDLGEGINHTVAAHLTNAPPVKAVNVAPWAARSQHNFLLPLHVTRFEGVAESAATTGTVHVRTTWDIIRPFDGAVLVRGITDYQDGRFTMGDYESLVSNSTPPSFASPATFAPAWAGSVPTHCRRRAADTRVSRVWVMPTPSLL
- a CDS encoding VOC family protein; this translates as MPRINFIELPTRDLPATRAFYAAVFAMQMTPFGPTYACTLTGDVDLGLQADPTEATRAPLPVIQVDDLEATLAAVVATGARIIVPIFSFPGGRRFHFVDPSGNELAAMQADGA